The following proteins come from a genomic window of Ictalurus furcatus strain D&B chromosome 26, Billie_1.0, whole genome shotgun sequence:
- the lipt1 gene encoding lipoyltransferase 1, mitochondrial — protein sequence MILRTLSRVSARTRDLNRLARHVSTLNGCFDESGKVGLILKSSSTDIFQNLALEDWIHDCVDMQRRSVLFLWRNAPVVVIGRHQNPWQECNLELLRRTGIPVARRRSGGGTVYHDLGNINMTFFSSKKKYDRMKNLGVVTGALKALRPNLDVCATERFDIVLNGCYKISGTAARLGRTAAYHHCTLLCSADRSVLSSVLKSSCTGIKSNATPSVPSPVTNLSDHDPTLAPDSLMDAIASRYNKDFDLDSPVLTVDPGSEVLMPGIHKMTSDLKNWDWVYGKTPKFSICTSFMVENTKVGLEIDIKNGFVETCVMDVPHDWLPADFVKEFCSSLTGIRFCPNEFAVAVAAFMRTTSSSPQHVQNTLRLYENIVSVM from the coding sequence atgaTTCTGAGGACTTTATCGCGAGTGTCCGCCAGAACACGTGACCTCAACCGGCTCGCGCGCCATGTGAGCACTTTAAACGGGTGTTTTGATGAGAGCGGTAAAGTGGGACTCATCCTCAAGTCTTCATCCACGGACATTTTCCAGAACCTGGCTTTAGAGGACTGGATACATGATTGTGTCGACATGCAGAGGCGGAGCGTCTTGTTTCTATGGAGAAACGCTCCGGTTGTGGTGATCGGGCGGCACCAGAACCCCTGGCAGGAGTGTAACCTGGAGCTGCTCAGGCGGACCGGGATCCCGGTGGCGAGGCGGCGGAGCGGCGGCGGAACCGTGTACCACGATCTGGGCAACATCAACATGACTTTCTTCTCCTCGAAGAAGAAATACGACCGCATGAAGAACCTCGGGGTCGTCACCGGGGCCCTGAAGGCGCTCAGACCCAATCTGGATGTCTGTGCTACAGAGAGGTTTGACATTGTACTTAACGGGTGTTATAAAATCTCCGGGACTGCAGCCAGGCTGGGAAGGACAGCTGCTTATCATCACTGCACCCTGCTGTGTTCTGCAGATCGCTCTGTCCTCTCATCAGTCCTGAAAAGCTCATGCACTGGCATTAAAAGTAACGCCACCCCCAGTGTGCCTTCCCCTGTTACAAATCTCTCAGACCACGACCCCACTCTCGCACCCGATTCCCTCATGGACGCCATTGCTTCTCGttataataaagactttgaccttgACAGTCCTGTCCTCACAGTGGATCCAGGATCAGAAGTGCTAATGCCAGGCATTCACAAGATGACCTCTGATCTGAAGAACTGGGACTGGGTTTATGGAAAGACCCCAAAATTCAGCATTTGCACATCTTTTATGGTGGAGAACACCAAGGTTGGACTAGAGATAGACATCAAGAATGGGTTTGTGGAAACATGCGTCATGGATGTACCCCATGACTGGCTGCCTGCTGACTTTGTGAAAGAGTTCTGCTCCAGTTTGACAGGCATCCGGTTCTGTCCGAACGAGTTCGCTGTGGCTGTAGCAGCTTTCATGAGAACTACCTCGTCTTCTCCTCAGCATGTCCAAAACACACTACGTCTTTACGAAAACATTGTATcagtaatgtaa